The window CAACTACtatttactaaaataattacatCTGTCATGCCTCCTTAAAAgatgacacttgaaatttttcaatattttatattattgtatgattttaaatataatcacaAATTGACAACGAAAATCAGCAAATAGACAACTAAAATGAAAACCTAATAGATTGAAACTTCTCAATCAAAATTAGCAagcaattaaataaaaaacttaaaataaaagtaacccTCTACCTTTAATACCCACACAATATATAAGTACCATGGGGCTAAAATTCATCATTTTCCGAGAACTAAGTTAATTATCTCGTTATCAATTTACAAATCAGTTTGTGTCACCACTTTTCTCATTTACAAAAGAATTAGACCTCCCAATAGGCCAACATACTTCTCTTAATTGCACAAAAATAAAACCCAATTAGCCAATAATTTCACCATTATCCTAAATCCTCATTTCCAAACAATCTAGCCCTAACTCAACAAAAGCATTATGTTTTAAAgaaatcattgaagaatttaGGAAGATAGTAATAGAATTACCTAGTAAATAAAGCAGCTATAATCAAACTCAATTCAAATAACTCAACATCAAACCTTAAATTGGTAGAAATTGGTTGAAACATCAAATTACGTTTCACCGGAAAaggaattaaaaatttaaaatccaaGAAAAATAGATTAAGGAACTGGACTTTATTAATTAGAAGCCCTAAATGCATCCAATtcatcaaaaatgaaatttcttCATTCGAACCTTAAATTTAAGTTTCCaaccaaaggaaaaaaaaaaagaaagaaaaaaattagaaaataagaaaaaaaaaattaacaggtTAAAAATCAAAGGCAACATTGAAAAATTAGGGGATTCTACACTACAATTAGGAAAGCATATAGCGACAAAGGCTTTTTGTCGTTTGTTTAGTCACTAAAGGCATTTTGCTTAAAAAATGGCGACAAAAACCTTTATAGCTAAATTTTTTGTCGCCAAAAAAATTATCGCTTAACTATTTTctaagttttaaaaataattgaatatttattattattatgaaataataatagtaattatttctattattacttaacaataataacaaatattcaattttttattaataatactcAAACACAAATGAATAGATTAgtgttaaatataaaattaaatactcatgaacaaaacaaacaatcgaagaacaaacgaaaaaaaaaagaacaaacgAATCCAAATCTGGACATGAACAAACAAACACAGATGAAACAAAAAACAACAAACGAAAACAAAGGAACAAAAACGAAgaacaaaaagataaaaaaaatcaaaaaattcatGAACAGAAAACCCAAAAATCCACatcaaaaatcataaacaaaaaacacacaaaaaaatcTTGAACAATAAACCTACAAAATCTACATCAAAAATTATGAACATAAATCATGAaccaaaaacccataaaaaaacatgaacaaaaaacccacaaaatccacatcaaaaattatgaacaaaaaatccacaaaaaaattataaacgaaaaacccacaaaaatcaaaCCTAGAGcaaaaaaagaacaagaacaaaaaaccCACaatccatatgaaaaagaagaaaaataaatgaacaacaaaatacaatccagattaaaaaaaaacagatcGAAGCATGCACATGAAGAACACAAAgaaaatggaagaagaagaagcgagaaaaaaataataataatgtaccAAGAATGAATTTGAAAAGATGTGAACACCATGACAAAATTCTATAAGGACAATTTAAAAAAGGTTAGAAGTAGAGAGAAGGAGGAGAataagttagtaagatgttagaGAAAagttgaagatgaagataaaTGGTTTGAAGACCGAAATGGTAAGTTAAAAGGTTTGaaaaatgaatttgaaaaaaTTTGAATTGGAGTCTGAAATTTATATGTCGGGTAAAAAACCTTAGCGACAAAAGACTTTGTCACTATTTTGTCgctaaaatgaattttaaacatGCTGCAGTCCTTAATGACAAAAATAGTATTTATCTAAATAGCAAATTAGTCGATAAAATTGTTTTGTAGCTAGTTGGTGACAAAAGCTTTTGTCATCATTTTTGTCACTATCACATCCTGCTTAGAATATGATTTTGTCTCCAAATTGAATTGTTTTGTAGTGTTATATACGATTGGAGAAAATTAGGAGTAGATGGAAAAATAGGCAAATGGCAAAAATGATATGAAAGGAGAGCAAAATACAACAGAAAGAAGGTgaacaagaaaagaaaaaagaacatAGTATGAAACCCTTAGATGGTGATGTGCCAATAAGAAGATGAGGTGGCGTCTGACATGGCACCCTAATGGCAAAAACACTATTCATTTGCAAAGGATGAATAGTGTTCCCTTCTTGGACGCTTTTAAAGTTTATGGATATCGATTTATGGATATGGATTATGGATTTATGGACTATGGATTATGGATTATTATGTTGTTACTCCATATGCTTTGGCACTAATTTTACGTTTGATTGAAGATTTCATGTCATGTTCGGTTTTTATAGGATGGGGACAGTTAGTTTTTGGCACCCTAATGACAATCATCTTTTCAGGGAAGGTtttgagcatgttcaacatgtttaATTGCATAGGGCCGCGAAAAATTAGAgacctcaatattaaattatgtattatatgttaaatgtttaaagatataaaattgttagaaaaatatcataatttttgaaattgcacaGGGCCTTCAtagaattttttagattttgcttCGCCCTTGCACCTTTCAATACGTAAACATATTTGATTCTGGCAAATATCTATAAAGCCTTCATTTATcatatcaataatcaataatcaataatcaataatcagacatcaatcatcaatcaatcttcaattatcaatcaatcaataatcaataatcaataaaatatactaatgaagaaacgacttgAGACACGTATCACActgtcattaaaaattttcccaccttttttctattattgaaaggaaaacttttgatatttgacttgatatttatGGAAACAATCAactcatcaaaataatatgcatttaatatttgttgattgactaTAACTATGTGTGATGATCTATTGAAACACTATATTTGCttaattaaaccaaaaaaacaatatatatgtaaatctttattttaacttagataTTAAATCATCTTCATACTCCTATAATGAATAAGCTAACTATTTTGCCTATGTTTTCTACTAAATCCTCTTTCTTATCTATTATAGTTGAAGActttttaaattgtatttgtatgaattataaataattattatgattttaatattgttgtataataaattaattattctcTTAGATAATGATAATTtcataacaaatacaaatttaataatatagTTTATGTtgtgaataaattaattttataaaataatatcattatttatattagtaaatatttataACATCTGTGTTACACGAGAACCTATCTAGTATCATAACAAGCTATATAACTGATGATCGGATAAAGTTGCAGTTTGCTAAGATATTAATATTATCTagagctagtctcttgagagaccgtctctttgagggacgtatctcaagtccaacctattaaagattaatgcccagttaccgtattcttaatgtctacttatagtatccttaatacttacttacctatccttaatacctactttcagtatcttaaatgtctacttatataattcttaatgcttacttctaatattataaaaatatataatgggtcggcccaattagagatggtctctcaaagagaccgtctctcatgTATTATCTAAGGTATTATTGCCGATTCGATAATAATGGGCTAGATTTATTATTAGGTAAcgtattataataataatttggaCTAGAAATCAAGTACATTAGCTaaggtattattttattttggactGGATTTTAATTAGCTAAggtattatattaattttgaatataacCTACTATATTTAAATGTTCAATTAAAAAATAGGTTTCAAATTGGATCAAtagaatttataaattaaatgtttaatAGAATGATGTtttagccaaaaaaaaaaaaaaaaaagagtagtaagaaatttattatgtattagttttatttttcttttttgttgctTCTCTATTAAAAACCTGCAATGCAAATTTACCAACCGGTATTGTCCTCTTAAAAATGGGCATAGGAATAAAAAATAGACATGGTAGGAAAGTCTCTAATTATGAAATGAAGAATTTTGTGGATTGTATCTCTACAACTAATTGGCTTCACCCTAATTAATTggtcattgattttttttggaataACAAAGGTTTGGATTCTGATGGGAGAGCTTCTAGGATTGATCATTGTTTCATTAATAAAGACTGGATTAATCAAAATTTCAGTGCTTCTGTGCAATATTTGAATCCTCACATTTCAGATCATTGCTCTTTATTGATATCTTTTGAACAGCTGACTGGCTCAGGTGTCAGGCCTTTTCGGTATTTTAAATACTTGTTTGAGCATCCTGATTTCTTGATTCTGGTTCAGCAAGCTTGAAGTTCTAAAGGTAAAGGCTATGGGCTTAAGCTGATTTGGCATAAATTGAAGGTTGTGAAGAGGAATTTGAAGTCTCTACATCTGGTTCATTTTCAGAAGATTCAGGAGAAGATTAGTTCTTGGAGGAATGAGTTGAATCAAATCCAGCTTGCTCTTCAGCATACTTTTTTCTCTAAGGATCTTCATAGTCAGGAGATTCATGCTAGTGATATGTTGAGGAAGTGGCTTCGAATTGAGGAAGGTGGTTTGAGGCAGAAGGCTCGGATTACATGGCTCCAAGAGGGGGACTCCAACACTCACTATTTCCATAGTCTTGTTAAAGATAGGTGCAAGAAGAATAGAATTGATGTGTTATTTGATGACTGTGGGAATTTAGTGGCTGACCCTCAAGCTATCAGGAGTTCAATTACTCAGTTTTATCAAAATCTTTTAGGAAAAGCTGCTGGATCCCTTAAGGGTATTGATCTCCAGGCTATGCATGATGGTCCTCAGATTACTATGTCTCAAGCCAAAGATCTTATTAAGCCTATTAGCAAGACTGATATTGATGATGCTATTAGAGGTATTGATCATTCCAAGAGCCCTGGTCTTAATGGTTTTAGCTCTCACTTTTTAAAAGCAGCTTGGAGTATTATAAAGGATGATGTTTATATGGATGTTTTGTAGTTCTTCAATGATGTGCTATGTATTCTCCTATAAACATTACTTCTATCACTCTTGTTCCTAAGGTTGCTAATGCCTCTAAGCCTAAGGATTTTAGGCCCATCTCTTGTTGCTTTGTGCTTTGTGCTTTACAAAATTATTGCTAAGATTCTTACGGCTAGACTCCAAAACGTTGTTGATCATCTTGTTGATCCTGCTCAGTCAGGCTTTATTCCTGGTAGGCAAATCTGTGACAACATTTTACTTGCTACTGATCTTATTCGAGGCTATAATTGGGCTAATGCTAGTCCTCGATGTATGCTTGAAATAGATATCTTCCTTTTAGATATGTTGGGGTCCTATTATTTGCAAAGAGGCTTGGTATTCAGGATTGCCTAGTGTTGGTGGAGAAAATTACAAGCAGAATTACTCATTTGGCTGCTATTCAGAGTATGCGTTCTTATTGGGCTCCAATCTTTATATTGCCTGCAGAAATTGTTCAGATGGTTGAATCTGTGTGTAATAAGTTTATTTGGAGTGGTGGTAGAGATTCTAAAGCTAAGCCACATATAGTTTGGAATCAAGTTTTCCTGCCTAAGTCTTGTGGAGGTCTTAATTTGAGTCGTCTGGATCTTTGGAATAAGGCTGTTATGTTAAAGAATCTTTGGTCCTTTGCTCACAAAAAGGATAGGCTTTGGATTCGGTGGATTAATGATTTCTATCTCAAACACTCAAATGTTTTCAGTTATGTTGTTCCTAACACAGCCTCTTGGATGCTTGCAAAAATTTTCGATAGCAGGCATTTGGTGATGAATTTACAAGATTTGAATGATTGTGCTCCTAATGGTCATTTTAGTGTGAAGCTCACTTACAAAAAGCTCTTAGGCAATATCCTAAGCTTCCTTGGAAGGTTGCTTGGAGTAATAATAAGGCTACTCCTCGGAGTGTAGTGTGCATGTGGCAAGCTATCCTTAATAGACTCCCTACTATTGATAGATTGCAAAAGTGGGGAATGACTTGGGATCCTATGTGTAGGCTTTGTAATGATGCTCTTGAGACAAGAGATCATTTGTTTGGGGATTGTGTGTTTATTCGGAGGGTAAAAACCTTTGTTTATAGTGATTTTCGTTGGCCGACTTCCTTTGCACAAGATGTTCATCTTATGAGTCAGTTGAGCAAGAAAAAACGTAATAGCAAAGCTCTTGTCATTACCATGTCCTGGGTAGAGTTCATTTATCATTTGTGGTCTCAAAGGAATGTCCAAATCTATGGGGGAAAGAGCATAGATGAGAAGCAGATTGGGCAGATGGTCATCTTTAATGTTGCAGCCAGGCTCTCTGATAAACAGAAACAAATCCTTCTTGTgtaattgttgtttgttgtttctttttgttttgttctGATTGGTGTTGTTGTTGTGTCCCTTGTGTGGGTTTTGTTACTCCCCTCTCAGCGTTTGGGGGAGTGTGCTTTTGGTAATAAAAtctctaattgccaaaaagaaaaaagactTGTTACAGTGAACGATCATACAATTTTATGCTCTCGGATAATTTCATAAAGTAAACCTAACATATTACCTATTCAAGCTTGCTATAAACTAACTCTTATACATACTTATCTATTCAAATATTTGCATTACTACCAAACAAAACTAATTCAAatgataattaatttcttaaactaAGAAAGTAAAATTTGTCCTCTAATGATAATTAAAGCTAGTAATTAGTGTGAACAGTTGTGCACTTGCAAATTgtgtttaattttcaaattgttTTGTCAACTGGTCAACCTTTTATACACCTACTACCTTCATCTTATGTATATATACGCAAATCCAAAGTTCTTGAAAGAAATACAAGTAGCCAAAGAGCTTAAACAATCTTTGTTATTAACCAAGCTTAAATTAGCCTTCATTAACAACATGATTATTCCaattttctttatcttttctCTCCTAATCCATAAATCATATGCTAATATACCCTTTGATTATTGTGTCGGAGATATGAGTCTACCAAGCGGGCCAGCTGGGTACGCCTGTAAACATCCTGCAAAACTTACGGTAgatgattttgtttattctGGTTTGAACATACCAGGCACcgtttcaaaaattttaaaattcaatgCAAGTAATGCTTTTGCTGCTGAGTTTCCGGCTTTAAATGGCATGGGAATCTCTGCAACACGAGTAGACATAGATGTAGGCGGATTCTTTCCGGCTCATGCACATCGAGTGTCAGAGTTGTTCATCATAATAAAAGGAACGATAATTGCAGGATTTATTGACACAAACAATACTCCATTTTATAAAACGTTGAAAAAGGGTGACATTATGATATTTCCTCCATCACTACTTCATTTTGTAGTCAATGTGGGATCCACACCGGTAACAGCATATGCAAGCTTTGCTAGTGAAAATCCTGGTGTTCAACTAATTGACACTGCGTTGTTCCGAAACAATCTACCCTCAGAATTGGTCGAGAAGATCACGTTGCTTGATCATAAACAGGTGCAAAAACTTAAGAAGGTCTTTGGTGGGAccaattaattgattaattgtatttgattttttaattgtacatatacaaaattaataaacaatgtAATTAACTGATTATTACTACTACTTAATTTAGTTTATGCTAAGATCATAATCatcttttattaaaataattttaactattGATTGTTTCATAATAATCTTAAGTCTGAGGTGTACTTTCtcaaaataatccaactttcgATTGATTATTCCATAATAGTCTTACGTATGCGGTGTACTTTCTCAATTGATTATTTCGTAATAATCTTACGTACGGGTGTACTTTTACAAAATAGTCCAACTTGATCATTTCATAATAATCTTAAGTATAAGGTTTACTTTTtcaaaataatctcaattattgATTATTCCATAATAATCTCAAGTATGGGGTGTACTGTATCAAAATAATATGAACTCTTGATTTCTTTTATGCAGCCCAATGCGTTTGTCGGATTATCTTTATCCAgtgttatacataattaaaaattatgaaaatttgatattatgaaaatctaGGGCGagatgaataaaacaagatcccgcgtgattatgtttttttttcttatataataGCAGAAATATGTAAAATACCATAAAATAATAAACAGTGCTAAATTACGTTTGAGTACAAGTAATAAACATTGTAGGAATTATAACTTAACTATGGGGTGTACattttcaaaatattctaaactattgattatttcataTTAGTCTTAAGTATGAGTTGTACTTTTTTCTCAAAGTAATTCcaaattattgatttttctcaAATTCTTAAATGTGATGGTTTAGTGGTGAGACTATTTCTATTGtgttgatccttgtacatttagtgttttaaattgataataacttacaattttaaaataatgaataaGAGAAATGGACTAATTACATAGGTCCATCTCATGGTgggacggtctcatacaagacgaactGCAACACAAATTTTCACATGAGACAAGCTTCCAGTAAGAGCGTACCTAGTGGGCCGGCCCAATACACACTTACTATCTTAAactgattacttataacctataaattaattatttgaaataagcctatcaaatataaaatttgCTCTGCAACATTCTGTTGCAGTGCACCCAATTAAGGTTTATCATTAGTAAGAAATTATACTCCCTTCCAACCAACTtagatgtctcatttgcttgggcacggttattaaggatggtgtggggtctaTTAAAAAgagtaagtagtaaagggtaaatagtaaaggataagtagtgaagggtagttgggtaagtaaggtatatgggtgtatatttgtaattacttgtgtgaactaaggatatttaggtaaaaaaagattgacaaaaatagaaatgggacaactaaaaagactttgtcaaataagaaaatgggacaactaaattggttcggagggagtattatttgtCATGTTTTGTAACAAAACAAAGCAACCATGAAATCTACTACAACAGTTTTCCTGTCAACAGCCATGATTATGTGGGTATTAACTTGCACTCTACATGACTTATTGAGTATAATTTACTATACGCGTACGATTTTTGCACTTCGTCTCCAACTTAAGCTAATGCGCATTTTGGTCGTTAAACCatctgtattttttattttaaaacttcTACACTTATATACTAACGTAAGTTTGTTCTCTaatctgaaaattaatttaattgaactTAAATTACATAAGCTAGTGTTTGGAAATtaggaattcatttttaaaaatttaaaattgaattgtaaaattataaaatataaattgtgaATTCAAATTCATTGTTTTGGAAACATTATAATTTTTAGGagtaaaaaatctaaaattcattatttttaggaaggtaaaaaaaaaagaagtggaaaaaaaatgaataagctAATAATATTTGCAAATGATAGGTCATATGCTGgcattttcaatttctttataATAAAGATAGTCTTAAAAGGGTTGAAATATAATTGGAATTTGATCAGTGCTAAATCCAAATTCCAAAACTCGCCAAACAATGAATTTGGGTTAAATATGgatttgaaatgaaatttaCATTTCCAAATAAGTGATTATGAATTTGAACTAAATTGAAATGCATAGACTTGAATGAAATGTGAGACTTATATGGAGAATAAACTCTTATGTTGAAATAAAAGTTAGATTAGAGTCTAATCTATAAAACACTAACTCTACTCTAGTATCACCAAGATTGAAGGTATGAAGTGTCTTGATGAACAAATTACTCTTTTAATGTTTAGACAATATTTGtaggaaataaaaataaatgaataaacaacACCAAGATTTACGGAATTCACCCAATTTGGCTACGTCCTCGAATGTGTGTAGTATCTAGATTATACTATAACAACGGAGTTACAATGACGTATTACAATTAAGaataagagaaattaaggtTATGTGTTTAGGCTTAGAGATTATTTTGTGGATGATGACAATGTACAtatgagctctctatttataaagGCTAATTACATTAATCAGTACGCATACTTAAGGCTATGAATTAACAAGACATAAGAGCTCTAAGAatacaaaacgaacaaaaacAACATCCTATGTCCTTTGACAAGTAGCTCATTCGAACCCTGGGCTGCTCGTTTGAGTGGCTCACAGAAACAGCTATTGATCTCCCCTAAACAGGGTGCTCTTTTGAGAACTTTCTTTGCTCGTTCAATCATTTCAATGCTAGACTTTCTGGATGCTTTTGATATCTCTATGCTCATTCAAGGCCAGGTTCTTCTTTGAGTACCTTGTTCAAGCACCTTGTACGGAATATTATTCTTGGTCTTCAAAACTCCTCATTAAGTACAATCATCATGTTTTTAGTATCTCCATTACAATACATGTTTAAGACACTTCTAAATGCACGATCATAACTTTATGCATTTTACATACACTTAAACACACTTTAACTCGTACATTAACACATACctatgaatgcacacaccattaatatcaacaatctccaccttgaatTGAGTTCATCCAAGTCAAAGCACTCTTCAACACACTCCATCAAACCATAAACAATACATAGAAACAACTTACACACCAAACATGCCCCAAAGGGCATCACATCAAGCAAGAAGCTAAACCAAAAAGTCCACACACAAAGTGAACTTGTTGGTAAGcaatagctttaccatcatgtCGATTGTGTATTctttagtattaatttttaccaaattcaccattttgagCTCAACCTCATCTCACATAAAGTTAAATttaatatcaatgtgtttggatcttttatgaaatgtattttgattctTCGTAAATTGagttgcactttgactatcaaaaaataaacactTACCAAACACACCTTGTACATTTCTCCAACTACACATTTCAGCCACTTTGCTTCTTTGAATGACTCGGCAATGACTATATACTCCGCTTCGATTGTTGATGATACAATTACATCTTAGAGCGATGATTGCCAACTCACCGTCGATCCCCAAGGTAATGACAAATCCCAAACTAGACTTTCTAGCATCCAAATCATCACCATAGTTCGAGTCAGAACACCCGGTTAATCCGCTTGAATCTTtccatacatgagacaaacattagaagtaccttttaaataacttaataaacACTTAAGttcctcccaatgtcccttacccatattagacatatatctactcaccaaacttaCCGCATGAGCAGTGTCGGGCCTAGAACATACCATAGCACACATTACACTACCAACGACACAAGTGTAAGGGATTCTtaccattttcttttcttcctcCTTTGTTTGTGGAGACTACTAtttggacaatttgaaatgaat of the Amaranthus tricolor cultivar Red isolate AtriRed21 chromosome 6, ASM2621246v1, whole genome shotgun sequence genome contains:
- the LOC130814551 gene encoding auxin-binding protein ABP19a-like, with the protein product MIIPIFFIFSLLIHKSYANIPFDYCVGDMSLPSGPAGYACKHPAKLTVDDFVYSGLNIPGTVSKILKFNASNAFAAEFPALNGMGISATRVDIDVGGFFPAHAHRVSELFIIIKGTIIAGFIDTNNTPFYKTLKKGDIMIFPPSLLHFVVNVGSTPVTAYASFASENPGVQLIDTALFRNNLPSELVEKITLLDHKQVQKLKKVFGGTN